One Roseburia rectibacter DNA window includes the following coding sequences:
- a CDS encoding ABC transporter ATP-binding protein: protein MAEKNTKPVHGPGGRGPKGPRPKVENPGRLFMRLLAYIMKNYTVHCILVVICIFITVLASVQGTWFMQTLIDSYILPLIGQADPDFSGLLHAIMRVAFFYLIGALASYIYTRIMVNVSQGTLKNLRDDMFTHMEELPIRYFDTHYHGDIMSTYTNDIDTLRQMISQSMPQFLNSIITIVSVFVSMLLLNVPLTIVTLLMIGVTLFATKKIGALSAKYFIAQQKDIATVNGYIEEMMNGQKVVKVFTHEEESIENFNRLNDQLFHSADNANKFGNILMPVNAQIGNISYVLCALVGGVLALNGIGGFTLGKLASFLTYNKSFSQPVNQLSMQLNNIVMALAGSERIFKLLDEEPETDEGYVTLVRARKENGQIVESKERTGMWAWKHTHQADGSVDYIELKGDVVFDDVDFGYNPDKIVLHNVDLYATPGQKIAFVGSTGAGKTTITNLINRFYDIQDGKIRYDGININKIKKDDLRHSLGIVLQDTHLFTATVMENIRYGKLDATDEEVIAAAKLANADTFIHQLPDGYNTLLTGDGANLSQGQRQLLAIARAAIADPPVLILDEATSSIDTRTEKIVQDGMDKLMAGRTTFVIAHRLSTVKNSDCIIVLEQGRVIERGNHDKLMEEKGKYYQLYTGNLAEG, encoded by the coding sequence ATGGCAGAAAAAAATACCAAACCGGTTCATGGTCCGGGTGGCAGAGGTCCAAAAGGCCCACGTCCGAAAGTTGAAAATCCCGGCAGACTTTTTATGCGTCTGCTCGCTTACATTATGAAAAATTATACAGTTCACTGTATTCTTGTCGTGATCTGTATTTTCATTACCGTACTTGCCAGTGTACAGGGTACCTGGTTTATGCAGACTCTGATCGACAGCTATATTCTGCCGCTCATCGGTCAGGCAGATCCTGATTTTTCCGGTCTGCTCCACGCTATCATGCGCGTTGCCTTTTTTTACCTGATCGGAGCACTCGCTTCTTATATATATACACGTATCATGGTAAATGTTTCACAGGGTACTTTAAAAAACCTGCGTGATGACATGTTTACCCATATGGAAGAACTTCCGATCCGCTACTTTGACACACATTATCACGGAGATATCATGTCCACCTATACGAACGATATCGATACACTCCGTCAGATGATCAGCCAGAGTATGCCACAGTTTTTGAACAGTATCATCACCATCGTGAGTGTATTTGTCAGCATGCTTCTCTTAAATGTTCCGTTGACAATCGTGACACTTCTTATGATCGGTGTCACACTTTTTGCCACAAAAAAGATCGGTGCACTCAGTGCAAAATACTTTATCGCACAGCAGAAAGATATCGCAACGGTCAACGGTTATATCGAAGAGATGATGAATGGTCAGAAAGTCGTCAAGGTCTTTACCCATGAAGAAGAAAGTATCGAAAACTTTAACAGATTGAATGACCAGCTCTTCCACAGTGCAGACAATGCCAATAAATTTGGTAATATTTTAATGCCTGTCAATGCACAGATCGGTAACATCAGCTATGTACTCTGTGCTTTAGTCGGCGGTGTACTCGCCTTAAACGGCATCGGCGGTTTTACACTCGGAAAACTTGCAAGTTTCCTTACCTATAATAAGAGTTTCAGCCAGCCGGTCAACCAGCTTAGTATGCAGCTCAACAATATCGTCATGGCCCTTGCCGGTTCCGAGCGTATCTTTAAGCTGCTTGATGAAGAACCGGAAACAGACGAAGGTTATGTTACACTCGTCCGCGCCAGAAAAGAAAACGGTCAGATCGTCGAATCAAAAGAACGTACCGGTATGTGGGCATGGAAACACACACATCAGGCTGACGGCAGTGTCGATTATATCGAGCTGAAAGGCGATGTTGTCTTTGATGATGTTGATTTCGGTTATAACCCGGATAAGATCGTGCTCCACAATGTAGACCTCTACGCAACACCTGGTCAGAAGATTGCTTTTGTCGGAAGTACCGGTGCCGGAAAGACTACGATCACGAACCTGATCAACCGTTTCTATGATATTCAGGATGGTAAGATCCGCTACGATGGTATCAATATCAATAAGATTAAAAAAGACGATCTGCGTCATTCCCTCGGCATCGTACTTCAGGACACACACCTGTTCACTGCAACCGTAATGGAAAATATCCGCTATGGAAAACTCGATGCCACAGATGAAGAAGTCATTGCAGCCGCAAAACTTGCCAATGCAGATACCTTTATCCACCAGTTGCCGGACGGTTACAACACACTTTTAACCGGTGACGGTGCAAACTTAAGCCAGGGACAGCGTCAGCTGCTCGCCATCGCACGCGCTGCGATCGCAGATCCGCCGGTACTGATCCTCGATGAGGCAACCAGTTCCATTGATACCAGAACAGAAAAGATCGTTCAGGATGGTATGGATAAACTGATGGCAGGACGTACCACTTTCGTGATCGCCCACCGCCTCTCCACAGTCAAGAACAGTGACTGCATTATCGTATTAGAGCAGGGACGCGTCATCGAACGCGGCAACCATGACAAACTCATGGAAGAAAAAGGAAAATATTATCAGCTTTACACAGGAAATCTTGCGGAGGGCTAG
- the gatB gene encoding Asp-tRNA(Asn)/Glu-tRNA(Gln) amidotransferase subunit GatB has protein sequence MSKIYETVIGLEVHVELATKTKIFCGCSTAFGGAPNTHTCPVCTGMPGSLPVLNRQVVEYAMAVGIATNCSITQYCKFDRKNYFYPDNPQNYQISQLYLPICRNGGVEIETAAGKKIIGIHEIHMEEDAGKLVHDEWEDVSIVDYNRSGVPLIEIVSEPDMRSADEVIAYLEKLRMIIQYLGASDCKLNEGSMRADVNLSVREAGAKKFGTRTEMKNLNSFKAIVRAIEGERARQIELLEAGKKIVQETRRWDDNKESSHEMRSKEDAQDYRYFPEPDLVPIVISDEWIAKVKANQPELRTEKLERYQKEFDLPKYDAEIITGHKKFADLFEAATELCGKPKKVSNWIMVETMRLLKENNMDPEDIRFSPVNLAKLINLADSGSITNTVAKEVFELIFKDDIDPEKYVEEKGLKTVNDEGALRETVQKILAENPQSVEDYHNGKEKAIGFLVGQTMKAMKGKANPALVNQILKELL, from the coding sequence ATGAGTAAAATATATGAAACTGTCATTGGACTTGAGGTCCATGTTGAGTTAGCAACAAAAACAAAAATCTTCTGCGGCTGTTCCACAGCATTCGGCGGTGCACCAAATACACATACCTGTCCGGTGTGTACCGGTATGCCGGGTTCTCTTCCTGTATTAAACCGTCAGGTGGTGGAATATGCGATGGCAGTGGGAATTGCCACAAACTGCAGCATCACCCAGTACTGCAAATTTGACCGTAAGAACTATTTTTATCCGGATAATCCGCAGAACTATCAGATTTCCCAGCTATATCTGCCAATCTGCAGAAACGGCGGTGTTGAGATCGAGACGGCAGCCGGAAAGAAGATCATTGGTATCCATGAGATCCATATGGAGGAGGATGCCGGAAAACTTGTACATGATGAGTGGGAAGATGTCTCCATTGTTGATTACAACCGTTCCGGTGTGCCGCTGATTGAGATCGTATCTGAGCCTGATATGCGTTCTGCGGACGAGGTTATTGCTTATCTTGAAAAACTGCGCATGATCATCCAGTATCTTGGCGCTTCCGACTGTAAATTAAATGAAGGTTCCATGCGTGCCGATGTCAACCTGTCTGTACGTGAGGCAGGCGCAAAGAAGTTTGGAACCCGTACCGAGATGAAAAACTTAAACTCCTTTAAAGCGATTGTAAGAGCTATCGAGGGAGAGCGTGCACGTCAGATTGAACTGCTTGAAGCCGGAAAGAAGATCGTGCAGGAGACACGCCGCTGGGATGACAATAAGGAATCTTCCCATGAAATGCGTTCCAAAGAGGACGCCCAGGATTACCGTTATTTCCCGGAGCCGGATCTTGTCCCGATCGTGATCAGCGACGAGTGGATCGCAAAAGTAAAGGCAAACCAGCCGGAGCTTCGCACGGAGAAATTGGAGCGTTACCAGAAAGAATTTGATCTTCCGAAATATGATGCCGAGATCATTACTGGACATAAGAAATTTGCGGATCTGTTTGAGGCGGCAACCGAGCTCTGCGGAAAACCGAAAAAAGTGTCCAACTGGATCATGGTGGAGACGATGCGCCTGTTAAAAGAAAATAACATGGATCCGGAGGATATCCGTTTTTCACCGGTCAATCTTGCAAAACTGATCAATCTTGCCGATTCCGGTTCCATTACAAACACGGTCGCAAAGGAAGTATTCGAACTGATCTTTAAAGATGACATTGATCCGGAAAAATATGTTGAAGAGAAAGGCTTAAAGACAGTCAACGACGAGGGTGCACTCCGTGAGACAGTACAGAAAATATTAGCAGAAAATCCACAGTCGGTTGAGGATTACCATAACGGCAAAGAAAAGGCAATCGGATTCTTAGTCGGACAGACCATGAAAGCCATGAAAGGAAAGGCAAACCCGGCGCTTGTGAACCAGATATTAAAAGAGTTACTGTAA
- a CDS encoding ABC transporter ATP-binding protein, translating to MLKTLGAQIKEFKKDSFLTPVFMILEVLMETIIPLMMASIIDNGVEAGDIHHIYVMGGCMVIVACVSLFAGTMGGKYGARASAGFARNLRKAMYENIQTFSFSNIDKFSTAGLVTRLTTDVTNLQNAYQMLLRMCVRAPISLVCAMIMAFFINAKLACVYLIAVIVLGVILAFITIRAHHYFMEVFPKYDDLNASVQENVSAIRVVKAYVREDYEKKKFTQASKNIYNMFVKAEGVLAFNSPVMQIAVYSCIIALSWLGAKMIVAGSLTTGELMSLLTYCMNIMMSLMMLSMVFVMLAMSIASAERICEVLNEKSDITNPENPVYEVADGSVTFDHVTFRYNKTSDKPILDDINLTIHSGETIGVIGGTGSSKSSLVNLISRLYDVSEGTVLVGGKDVRSYDLDTLRDEVSVVLQNNVLFSGTIYENLRWGDKNATDEECRHACHLACADEFIDRFPDGYNTYIEQGGTNVSGGQKQRLCIARALLKKPKILILDDSTSAVDTATDAKIRKAFAEEIPDTTKFIIAQRISSVQNADRIIVLDNGVVNGFGTHEELLESNDIYRDVYESQTSGSGDFDEGGAA from the coding sequence CTCCTGTTTTCATGATCTTAGAAGTACTCATGGAAACGATCATCCCACTGATGATGGCATCGATCATCGATAACGGCGTGGAAGCCGGGGATATCCACCATATTTACGTCATGGGCGGATGTATGGTCATTGTCGCGTGTGTTTCCCTGTTTGCAGGAACGATGGGTGGAAAATACGGTGCCCGTGCTTCCGCAGGATTCGCCCGCAACTTACGAAAAGCAATGTACGAAAATATACAGACCTTTTCTTTTTCCAACATTGACAAATTCAGCACCGCAGGTCTTGTCACAAGGCTCACCACCGATGTGACGAATCTGCAGAACGCATATCAGATGCTGCTGCGTATGTGCGTGCGCGCACCGATCTCTTTAGTCTGCGCGATGATCATGGCATTTTTCATCAATGCGAAACTCGCATGCGTTTACCTGATCGCTGTTATCGTACTTGGTGTGATCCTTGCCTTTATTACAATACGGGCACATCATTACTTTATGGAAGTATTTCCAAAGTACGATGACTTAAATGCATCGGTACAGGAAAATGTCTCCGCGATCCGTGTAGTCAAAGCCTATGTCCGTGAGGATTATGAAAAGAAGAAGTTCACACAGGCAAGCAAAAATATTTATAACATGTTTGTCAAAGCAGAGGGCGTACTCGCTTTCAACTCCCCTGTCATGCAGATTGCTGTATATAGCTGTATCATCGCATTAAGCTGGCTGGGGGCAAAAATGATCGTTGCAGGTTCTCTTACCACAGGCGAACTGATGAGTCTTCTTACCTATTGTATGAACATCATGATGAGTCTGATGATGCTCTCAATGGTTTTCGTTATGTTAGCCATGAGTATCGCAAGTGCCGAGCGTATCTGTGAGGTTTTAAATGAAAAAAGTGATATCACAAACCCGGAAAATCCGGTTTACGAAGTAGCCGACGGCAGTGTCACATTTGACCATGTAACATTCCGTTATAACAAGACCTCAGATAAACCGATCCTTGATGATATCAATCTTACCATCCACTCCGGTGAGACCATCGGTGTCATCGGCGGTACAGGAAGTTCTAAATCTTCACTCGTCAACCTGATCAGCCGTCTTTATGACGTTTCGGAAGGTACTGTTCTCGTCGGCGGAAAAGATGTACGTTCCTACGATCTTGACACCCTGCGCGATGAGGTCTCCGTAGTATTGCAGAACAACGTGCTTTTCTCCGGAACCATCTATGAAAACCTCCGCTGGGGCGATAAAAATGCGACTGATGAAGAATGTCGCCACGCATGCCATCTTGCCTGCGCAGATGAATTTATCGACCGCTTCCCGGACGGCTACAACACTTACATTGAACAGGGTGGAACCAACGTATCCGGTGGTCAGAAACAGCGTCTGTGTATTGCAAGAGCCCTGTTAAAGAAACCGAAAATACTTATTTTAGATGACAGTACGAGTGCTGTTGATACCGCAACCGATGCAAAGATCCGCAAGGCTTTTGCCGAAGAGATTCCGGACACAACCAAATTCATCATCGCACAGCGAATCTCCTCCGTCCAGAATGCAGATCGCATCATCGTTTTAGATAACGGTGTTGTAAATGGCTTTGGCACACATGAAGAATTATTAGAATCCAATGATATCTACCGCGATGTCTATGAATCACAGACCAGCGGAAGCGGTGATTTCGATGAAGGAGGTGCTGCATAA
- the ltrA gene encoding group II intron reverse transcriptase/maturase, whose translation MDTSSLMEQILSSDNLNRAYLQVVRNKGAEGVDGMKCTELKEHLAKNGEIIKEQLRTRKYKPQPVRRVEIPKPDGGFRNLGVPTVTDRFIQQAIAQVLTPIYEEQFHDHSYGFRPNRCAQQAILTALDMMNEGNDWIVDIDLEKFFDTVNHDKLMTIIGRTIKDGDVISIIRKYLVSGIMIDDEYEDSIVGTPQGGNLSPLLANIMLNELDKEMEKRGLNFVRYADDCIIMVGSEMSANRVMRNISRFIEEKLGLKVNMTKSKVDRPRGLKYLGFGFYFDSRAHQFKAKPHAKSVAKFKRRMKELTCRSWGVSNSYKVEKLNQLIRGWINYFKIGSMKVLCATLDQSIRFRLRMCIWKHWKTPQNRAKNLIKLGVYKKLAYSTAYNGARIAHCCQGGAMNVAVTKERLTRFGLVSMLDYYTERCVTC comes from the coding sequence ATGGACACAAGTAGTCTAATGGAGCAGATATTATCTAGCGATAACCTCAACAGAGCATATCTGCAGGTCGTACGAAACAAAGGTGCAGAGGGAGTGGACGGAATGAAGTGCACAGAACTTAAGGAACATCTTGCAAAGAACGGCGAAATCATTAAGGAGCAGCTGAGGACAAGAAAGTATAAACCTCAGCCAGTACGGAGAGTGGAGATACCAAAACCCGATGGCGGTTTCAGAAACCTGGGAGTGCCAACAGTAACAGACAGATTTATACAACAAGCTATTGCACAGGTCTTAACACCAATCTATGAGGAGCAGTTCCATGATCATAGTTATGGATTCAGACCGAACAGATGTGCACAACAGGCAATCCTGACAGCACTTGATATGATGAACGAGGGCAACGACTGGATTGTAGACATTGACTTGGAAAAGTTCTTTGACACAGTAAACCATGACAAGCTTATGACCATCATAGGCAGAACTATAAAAGATGGAGATGTTATCTCTATCATTAGGAAATATCTTGTCAGTGGAATCATGATTGATGATGAGTATGAGGATTCTATTGTGGGAACACCACAAGGAGGAAATCTTTCACCATTACTGGCAAATATCATGCTGAATGAACTTGATAAGGAAATGGAAAAGAGAGGGCTTAACTTTGTACGATACGCGGATGACTGTATTATTATGGTCGGAAGCGAAATGTCTGCCAATCGTGTAATGAGAAACATATCTCGTTTTATTGAAGAGAAACTAGGACTCAAAGTTAACATGACCAAGAGCAAAGTAGATAGACCAAGAGGATTGAAATATCTGGGTTTCGGATTCTACTTTGATTCAAGAGCACACCAATTTAAGGCAAAACCACATGCAAAATCAGTAGCAAAGTTCAAGAGGCGAATGAAAGAACTCACTTGTCGTAGCTGGGGCGTTAGTAACAGCTATAAGGTTGAGAAACTTAATCAGCTTATCAGAGGGTGGATTAACTACTTTAAAATAGGTAGTATGAAGGTGTTATGTGCCACGCTCGACCAAAGCATAAGATTTCGATTGCGCATGTGTATATGGAAACATTGGAAAACTCCACAGAATCGCGCGAAGAACTTAATAAAGCTAGGGGTATATAAGAAACTAGCGTACTCAACGGCTTATAATGGTGCGAGAATCGCACACTGCTGTCAAGGCGGTGCCATGAATGTAGCCGTTACAAAAGAAAGACTAACCCGTTTTGGATTAGTCTCAATGTTAGATTACTACACCGAAAGGTGTGTTACTTGTTAA
- a CDS encoding HD domain-containing protein — protein MTYHLSDEQEKYFYDTLEELCRQSRLLESHRYIQHGDTSVFRHSVSVAYFSYYLALKMNAPVDIHSLIRGALLHDYFLYDWHEKDASHKWHGFHHAERACENAMRDIPDLNEIEKDMIKCHMFPLNIVPPKYMEGWILCCADKICSGAETVKGRMPEKVILPWKKKEKVV, from the coding sequence ATGACCTATCATTTATCCGACGAGCAGGAAAAATACTTTTATGACACCTTAGAGGAACTCTGCAGGCAGTCCCGCCTGTTAGAGTCTCATCGCTATATACAGCATGGAGACACCAGCGTATTTCGCCACAGCGTATCGGTTGCATATTTCAGCTATTATCTGGCATTGAAAATGAACGCACCTGTGGATATCCACTCGCTGATCCGTGGAGCGTTACTGCATGATTATTTTCTTTATGACTGGCACGAAAAAGATGCGTCACATAAATGGCATGGATTTCATCATGCAGAAAGGGCGTGCGAGAATGCCATGCGTGACATCCCGGATCTGAATGAAATAGAAAAAGATATGATAAAATGTCATATGTTTCCATTAAATATCGTTCCGCCCAAATATATGGAAGGCTGGATCTTGTGCTGTGCGGATAAGATATGTTCCGGTGCAGAAACTGTGAAAGGACGCATGCCGGAGAAAGTTATTTTACCATGGAAGAAGAAAGAAAAAGTGGTTTAG